In the Populus trichocarpa isolate Nisqually-1 chromosome 1, P.trichocarpa_v4.1, whole genome shotgun sequence genome, one interval contains:
- the LOC127904951 gene encoding beta-glucosidase 12-like isoform X1, protein MGSIAQLSRNSFPDGFVFGSSSSAYQFEGETNRRGKGPNIWDTFIEEHPERISDHSNAKVAVDFYNRYKEDVQRMRGMGMDAFRFSISWSRVLPHGRLSAGINEEGIQFYNNLIDELIKNGIQPYVTLFHWDTPQAIEDKYGGFLSPNILIDFRDFVELCFQRFGDRVKHWITLNEPFMFSVNGYDTGTLAPGRISTLENYPGQPKISGATEVYIVTHHLLLAHATAVKVYKEKYQTCQGGKIGITLVSHWFEPYSTSESDRMATERSLDFMLGWYMDPLTKGDYPQNMHDYVGGRLPRFSEEESKMLRGSYDFIGVNYYTTYYAQNVEDVDYKNIGFMEDARVNWPGERNGIPIGPQAGSSWLYIYPEGIRHLLNYIKDAYENPTIYITENGVDDVNSSSLEEALNDAIREQYYKDIFHNVLKSINDHGVDVKGFFAWSFLDDFEWGSGYGSRFGLFYIDYENNLKRYAKNSVKWFKQFLKKDESTQLNDNIKSKSRMEEASARSRKKSRID, encoded by the exons ATGGGAAGTATTGCCCAGTTGAGTCGTAATTCTTTCCCAGATGGTTTCGTTTTTGGATCTTCTTCGTCAGCTTACCAG TTTGAAGGTGAAACAAACAGGAGAGGCAAAGGGCCGAATATATGGGACACCTTCATCGAGGAGCATCCAG AGAGGATAAGTGACCATAGCAATGCAAAGGTGGCAGTTGATTTCTATAATCGCTATAAG GAAGATGTGCAAAGAATGAGGGGAATGGGAATGGATGCTTTCAGATTCTCTATTTCTTGGTCTAGGGTATTACCAC ATGGCAGACTAAGTGCTGGAATAAACGAAGAAGGGATCCAGTTTTACAACAATCTCATCGATGAGCTCATAAAAAATG GTATACAGCCTTATGTAACTCTCTTTCATTGGGACACTCCACAAGCAATTGAGGACAAATATGGTGGTTTCTTGAGCCCTAAtatttt AATCGATTTCCGAGACTTCGTGGAGCTTTGCTTCCAAAGATTTGGAGACCGAGTGAAGCACTGGATCACTTTAAATGAGCCTTTTATGTTTAGCGTCAATGGCTATGACACGGGCACATTGGCACCCGGCAGAATTTCAACTTTGGAGAATTATCCAGGCCAACCCAAAATCTCTGGCGCCACCGAAGTTTACATTGTAACCCATCATCTATTGCTTGCTCATGCAACGGCTGTGAAAGTATACAAGGAAAAGTATCAG ACGTGTCAAGGAGGTAAAATTGGGATAACCCTCGTTTCTCATTGGTTTGAACCTTACTCAACTAGTGAAAGTGATCGGATGGCAACTGAACGAAGCCTTGATTTTATGCTTGGATG GTACATGGATCCTCTAACTAAAGGTGACTATCCACAGAATATGCACGACTACGTTGGAGGAAGATTGCCTAGATTCAGTGAGGAGGAATCCAAGATGCTGAGAGGATCTTATGACTTTATTGGGGTCAATTACTACACTACATACTATGCTCAGAATGTTGAGGATGTTGACTATAAAAATATTGGGTTTATGGAAGATGCTCGTGTTAACTGGCCAg GGGAGAGAAATGGAATACCAATAGGCCCACAG GCGGGTTCAAGTTGGCTTTATATTTATCCCGAAGGTATTCGTCATCTCTTGAATTACATAAAGGACGCGTATGAAAATCCAACAATATATATCACTGAAAATG gagtTGATGACGTGAATTCCTCGTCATTAGAGGAAGCCCTCAATGATGCCATAAGAGAGCAATATTATAAAGACATTTTCCACAATGTTCTGAAATCTATCAA TGACCATGGTGTCGATGTCAAGGGGTTTTTTGCTTGGTcattcttggatgattttgaatGGGGATCCGGTTATGGTTCAAGGTTTGGTCTCTTCTACATTGACTACGAAAACAACTTGAAACGATATGCCAAAAATTCTGTGAAGTGGTTTAAGCAATTTCTGAAGAAGGACGAAAGTACTCAACTCAACGATAACAT aaaatcaaaatctcgAATGGAGGAGGCATCAGCTCGTAGCCGTAAGAAGTCGAGAATTGATTAA